One part of the Methylobacterium terrae genome encodes these proteins:
- the groES gene encoding co-chaperone GroES has protein sequence MQFRPLHDRVVVRRIESEEKTKGGIIIPDTAKEKPQEGEIVAVGPGARDESGKLNPLDVKAGDRVLFGKWSGTEVKIDGKDLLIMKESDIMGVLA, from the coding sequence ATGCAATTCCGTCCGCTGCACGACCGTGTCGTCGTCCGTCGCATCGAGAGCGAGGAGAAGACCAAGGGCGGCATCATCATCCCGGACACCGCCAAGGAGAAGCCGCAAGAGGGCGAGATCGTCGCCGTCGGCCCCGGCGCCCGCGACGAGTCCGGCAAGCTGAACCCGCTCGACGTGAAGGCCGGCGACCGCGTCCTGTTCGGCAAGTGGTCGGGCACTGAGGTCAAGATCGACGGCAAGGACCTCCTCATCATGAAGGAGTCCGACATCATGGGCGTGCTGGCGTAG